The proteins below come from a single Cricetulus griseus strain 17A/GY chromosome 6, alternate assembly CriGri-PICRH-1.0, whole genome shotgun sequence genomic window:
- the LOC100753388 gene encoding LOW QUALITY PROTEIN: ATM interactor-like (The sequence of the model RefSeq protein was modified relative to this genomic sequence to represent the inferred CDS: inserted 4 bases in 2 codons; deleted 2 bases in 1 codon), with product MKMHAEKKHTCSKCSNSYGTEWDLKRHEEDCGKTFQCTCGCPYASRTALQSHIYRTGHEIPAEHRDPPGKKKKNGKLCKARSCSESLSDQPAPHQDIHELEASEVKLAASFEDSFHTHAKKQNITAPPRCPQKLLLPKPKVALVKLPVMQFSPVPIFMPTADPSVQPVVLGVDRGSAAGAVHLVPLSVGTLVLSLDSQACSMKESLPLSKIISPIVEPISTSVXGKSPCGPLQELGNTCQKNSISPINVQTDLSYTSPYLIPSAQWLSPDSSXSSCSQTDLSFDSQVSLPVSVHTQTLVPSSKVTLSIAARTDAFIDACFQPGGISRETQTSRMRDPTDDPVQVGHTGLCGDIFEGVHSSYSVTSDNIMSSSLVSETVTNGLLPQNDHKILSQVIEKPAPLLYFSAQNSMLPSQNMTDNQTQTIDLLSHLENILSSNLPGQALDNWSLLSDANPGPDAQLPSASGQNSGIDFDIEEFLSASNIQTQTEESELSGVSTEPALESLDIETQTDFFLTDPSAQSYGFRGSSSFLGLEMFDTQTQTDLNFFLDSSPHLPLGSILKHFSFSMSTDYSDTETQTEGASPSRHTPALESKVHLNSTETQTMSSGFEPLGNLFFTSNETQTAMGDFLLADLAWNTMESQFSSVETQTCSELHAVSSF from the exons ATGAAAATGCATGCAGAAAAGAAGCACACATGCAGTAAATGCAGTAATTCCTATGGCACTGAGTGGGACCTGAAACGACATGAGGAGGATTGCGGCAAGACCTTCCAGTGTACGTGTGGCTGTCCATACGCCAGCAGAACCGCACTGCAGTCTCACATCTACCGAACTGGCCATGAGATCCCTGCagaacacagagacccacctggtaaaaaaaagaaaaatggaaagcta TGTAAAGCCAGAAGTTGTTCAGAATCATTGAGTGACCAACCAGCTCCTCACCAAGACATTCATGAACTGGAAGCGTCAGAAGTAAAGCTAGCAGCATCATTTGAAGACTCTTTCCATACTCATGCCAAAAAGCAGAACATCACAGCACCTCCCAGGTGCCCCCAGAAGTTGCTTTTACCAAAGCCCAAGGTGGCTCTGGTTAAACTTCCAGTCATGCAGTTTTCCCCTGTGCCTATCTTTATGCCTACAGCCGACCCCTCTGTCCAGCCTGTGGTGTTAGGTGTGGATCGAGGTTCTGCAGCAGGAGCTGTGCACTTAGTCCCCTTGTCAGTAGGAACCCTGGTCCTCAGCCTGGATTCCCAGGCCTGCTCTATGAAGGAGAGCCTACCTCTTTCAAAGATTATCAGTCCTATTGTTGAGCCAATCAGTACAAGTGT GGGGAAAAGTCCTTGTGGTCCTTTACAAGAACTAGGAAATACATGTCAGAAGAATAGCATCTCCCCAATCAACGTGCAGACTGATCTGTCCTACACCTCCCCCTACTTGATACCTTCTGCTCAGTGGCTTAGCCCTGATTCTTC GTCATCGTGTTCTCAGACTGACCTGTCATTTGATTCTCAAGTGTCCCTTCCCGTTAGTGTCCACACCCAGACGTTGGTTCCCAGCTCAAAGGTCACTTTATCCATAGCTGCTCGGACGGATGCATTTATAGATGCCTGTTTCCAGCCAGGTGGGATATCCAGAGAAACCCAAACCAGCAGGATGCGAGATCCCACAGATGACCCTGTGCAGGTGGGCCACACTGGCCTATGTGGGGACATTTTTGAAGGTGTCCATTCATCATATAGCGTTACCTCGGACAACATCATGAGTAGTAGTTTAGTTTCAGAGACAGTAACTAATGGTCTGTTACCTCAGAATGACCATAAGATATTAAGCCAAGTCATCGAAAAGCCTGCACCCTTGTTATACTTCAGTGCCCAGAACAGCATGCTTCCCTCACAGAACATGACAGATAATCAGACCCAAACCATAGATCTACTGAGTCACTTAGAAAACATCTTGTCAAGCAATCTGCCTGGTCAAGCACTAGACAATTGGAGTCTTCTGTCCGACGCAAACCCTGGGCCTGATGCCCAGCTCCCATCAGCCTCAGGCCAGAATTCTGGGATCGATTTCGATATTGAAGAATTCCTTTCAGCCTCAAATATTCAAACTCAGACTGAAGAGAGTGAACTCAGCGGCGTGAGCACTGAGCCAGCCTTGGAGTCTCTGGACATTGAGACCCAGACTGACTTCTTCCTCACAGACCCCTCTGCACAGTCCTATGGGTTCAGAGGAAGTTCAAGCTTTTTAGGCCTTGAGATGTTtgacacccagacacagacagactTGAACTTCTTCTTAGACAGTAGTCCTCACCTGCCTCTGGGCAGCATCCTGAAACACTTCAGCTTCTCCATGAGCACTGACTATTCTGACACAGAGACCCAAACTGAAGGCGCCTCCCCGTCTCGACACACACCGGCTCTGGAGAGCAAGGTCCACCTGAACAGCACAGAAACACAGACCATGAGCTCTGGCTTTGAGCCCCTGGGGAACTTGTTCTTCACCAGCAATGAAACTCAGACAGCAATGGGTGACTTCCTTCTAGCTGATTTGGCCTGGAACACAATGGAGTCCCAGTTCAGCTCAGTGGAAACCCAGACGTGCTCGGAGCTGCACGCTGTCTCCAGCTTCTGA